A single window of Hylaeus volcanicus isolate JK05 chromosome 8, UHH_iyHylVolc1.0_haploid, whole genome shotgun sequence DNA harbors:
- the LOC128880927 gene encoding venom allergen 5-like isoform X1 translates to MALAGNVILVTLTLIAASKGLPGNSWPSCAGKTILRADGLSCEEKQAILDEHNRLRQLVALGQIHGQPGAANMREMVWDDELAAIAQRWADQCAEIHDNSRNVRRFAVGQNIARTWTTRPPGVYDDEPNWRQRISDWFNEVQHYRTGYSDDTGHYTQLVWGDTFLLGCGYSFYYDPARGYTKNYVCNYGPSGNVLGFQPYQSGQPACASYGMSYSNRYAGLCSRGSYYHLGGLCTYG, encoded by the exons ATGGCACTCGCGGGGAACGTGATCCTGGTTACCTTGACGCTGATCGCCGCCTCGAAGGGCCTCCCAGGTAATTCGTGGCCGTCCTGCGCCGGCAAGACGATACTGA GAGCTGACGGCTTATCTTGCGAGGAGAAACAGGCCATCTTGGACGAGCATAATCGTCTGAGACAGCTAGTGGCTCTGGGACAGATTCATGGACAGCCAGGCGCTGCGAATATGAGGGAAATG GTATGGGACGACGAATTGGCCGCAATCGCGCAGAGATGGGCGGATCAATGCGCGGAGATCCACGACAACTCGAGGAACGTTC GAAGGTTCGCCGTGGGGCAAAACATCGCACGAACATGGACAACGAGGCCTCCGGGAGTCTACGACGACGAACCAAATTGGCGACAGCGAATCTCGGATTGGTTCAACGAGGTACAGCACTATCGTACCGGATATAGCGACGACACTGGTCACTATACTCAG CTCGTCTGGGGTGACACGTTCCTTCTAGGCTGCGGATATTCCTTCTACTATGATCCAGCTCGAGGCTATACCAAGAATTATGTTTGCAACTACGGGCCAag CGGCAACGTGCTCGGCTTTCAACCTTATCAATCAGGCCAGCCAGCCTGCGCCAGCTACGGAATGTCTTATTCGAATCGATACGCAGGACTTTGTT CTCGAGGCAGTTACTACCACTTAGGAGGACTCTGCACTTATGGTTAA
- the LOC128881008 gene encoding uncharacterized protein LOC128881008, whose translation MILLSRSSESTRSFFVGALVFGVYALLISQNATKADEEPAFFLKIVKNIPRVGRSDGYDNLFFKSRKNAGVGQHDSGMQPEPWSSRENEEAFAGPIKRRIQYSAADGEWTWQNFPLAIEGPRELWRTLAGYSKDAMDDIDNEVWKRKKRTGDEPAGSQEN comes from the exons ATGATACTTCTATCGCGATCTTCCGAGTCTACGCGAAGCTTCTTCGTTGGTG CTCTTGTGTTCGGAGTGTACGCATTGCTGATTTCCCAAAACGCCACAAAAGCAGACGAAGAGCCAGCGTTCTTCCTGAAAATTGTGAAGAACATACCACGTGTTGGTCGAAGCGACGGTTACGACAACCTCTTCTTCAAGTCGCGGAAGAACGCTGGAGTCGGACAGCACGACAGTGGAATGCAG CCTGAACCCTGGTCGTCGCGTGAAAACGAGGAAGCTTTTGCAGGGCCCATAAAAAGGCGCATACAGTATTCAGCGGCTGACG GCGAATGGACCTGGCAGAACTTTCCTCTTGCGATAGAGGGGCCACGAGAACTTTGGCGAACTTTGGCTGGATACTCCAAAGACGCAATGGACGA TATCGACAACGAAGTATGGAAACGGAAGAAGAGGACAGGGGATGAGCCTGCAGGTTCGCAAGAGAATTAG
- the LOC128880926 gene encoding nucleoporin Nup35 isoform X1, translating into MDLLNNLMEPMTLGSPVGSPVQSPGSPGTCAYLPNFLLGDTATPTKINLTNPQDTPKQFHVGHSGLSSPLSHYGTPDYRTNRQKAVFGSANTPNTSQIVTEGHTGGPPTRGLFDTFETSQTSSPYILTMNQSISCNQSRLLMNSMNNSIFADSSINPNMSESQGLLQWVTVFGFPPSDMNTVLAHISSRVRIVDKHPAPQAHCNWIHLKCASEQEAQRALACNGNIVSDSVMIGVSPCTDESIVLGNDQENRSKMNERVKCFSSLGKANYMQEYSSANKSIRKQNARPLAAGYNQHLSPQSVRSPENVPQKSTGLVSKAMEYMFGW; encoded by the exons atggatttacttaataatttg ATGGAACCCATGACACTAGGATCACCTGTTGGAAGTCCTGTACAAAGCCCTGGAAGTCCAGGAACTTGTGCGTACcttccaaattttcttttgggAGATACTGCGacg cCTACTAAAATAAACCTCACAAATCCTCAAGATACTCCAAAACAATTCCATGTTGGACACAGTGGACTGTCATCGCCGCTATCGCATTATGGTACCCCAGACTATCGTACGAATCGTCAGAAAGCAGTGTTTGGCAGTGCTAATACTCCTAACACATCGCAGATAGTGACAGAGGGTCATACAGGTGGGCCGCCAACTAGGGGATTATTTGATACCTTTGAAACGTCACAAACCTCTTCACCTTATATATTGACCATGAATCAAAGCATTTCTTGCAATCAATCTAGACTCTTAATGAACTCGAtgaataattctatatttGCCGATAGCTCAATAAACCCTAATATGAGCGAATCTCAGGGTCTTTTGCAATGGGTGACCGTATTTGGTTTTCCTCCGAGCGATATGAACACAGTCTTGGCTCATATCTCGAGCAGAGTTCGCATAGTAGACAAACATCCCGCTCCACAAGCACACTGCAATTGGATACATTTAAAGTGCGCCTCGGAGCAGGAAGCGCAGAGAGCGCTGGCGTGTAATGGGAATATTGTTTCTGATTCTGTTATGATTGGTGTGAGTCCTTGTACGGATGAGAGTATTGTATTAGGGAACGATCAGGAGAATCGCTCTAAAATGAATGAACGTGTCAAGTGTTTCTCGAGTCTTGGAAAAGCTAATTACATGCAGGAATACAGTTCGGCGAATAAAtcaattagaaaacaaaatgcaAGACCCTTGGCAGCTGGTTACAACCAGCACCTTAGTCCTCAATCGGTAAGATCACCGGAGAATGTACCACAAAAGTCTACAGGGTTAGTCTCCAAGGCGATGGAATATATGTTTGGTTGGTAG
- the LOC128880927 gene encoding venom allergen 5-like isoform X2, which produces MALAGNVILVTLTLIAASKGLPGNSWPSCAGKTILRADGLSCEEKQAILDEHNRLRQLVALGQIHGQPGAANMREMVWDDELAAIAQRWADQCAEIHDNSRNVRRFAVGQNIARTWTTRPPGVYDDEPNWRQRISDWFNEVQHYRTGYSDDTGHYTQLVWGDTFLLGCGYSFYYDPARGYTKNYVCNYGPSSRQLLPLRRTLHLWLTEILRRREDSMERKVENEEVRLRDVY; this is translated from the exons ATGGCACTCGCGGGGAACGTGATCCTGGTTACCTTGACGCTGATCGCCGCCTCGAAGGGCCTCCCAGGTAATTCGTGGCCGTCCTGCGCCGGCAAGACGATACTGA GAGCTGACGGCTTATCTTGCGAGGAGAAACAGGCCATCTTGGACGAGCATAATCGTCTGAGACAGCTAGTGGCTCTGGGACAGATTCATGGACAGCCAGGCGCTGCGAATATGAGGGAAATG GTATGGGACGACGAATTGGCCGCAATCGCGCAGAGATGGGCGGATCAATGCGCGGAGATCCACGACAACTCGAGGAACGTTC GAAGGTTCGCCGTGGGGCAAAACATCGCACGAACATGGACAACGAGGCCTCCGGGAGTCTACGACGACGAACCAAATTGGCGACAGCGAATCTCGGATTGGTTCAACGAGGTACAGCACTATCGTACCGGATATAGCGACGACACTGGTCACTATACTCAG CTCGTCTGGGGTGACACGTTCCTTCTAGGCTGCGGATATTCCTTCTACTATGATCCAGCTCGAGGCTATACCAAGAATTATGTTTGCAACTACGGGCCAag CTCGAGGCAGTTACTACCACTTAGGAGGACTCTGCACTTATGGTTAACGGAAATCTTGCGACGAAGAGAAGATTCCATGGAAAGAAAAGTCGAGAACGAAGAAGTACGCCTTCGCgacgtttattaa
- the LOC128880928 gene encoding glucose-induced degradation protein 8 homolog produces MSFPEKQDNISKDEWVAKLEENSHTQRVSMNNLIMNYLVTEGFKEAAEKFQQESGVEPTVELSSLDDRIRIRDAIQNGRIQEATDLVNQLHPELLDNDRYLYFHLQQLHLIELIRTGRIEEALQFAQDRLSEAGESDDNILCELERTLALLAFDEPHKSPFSDLLHPTHRQKIASELNAAILKMEHRESTSPRLNNLLKMILWAQDELDEKKVKYPKMTDLGSATIESPK; encoded by the exons ATGAGCTTCCCGGAAAAACAAGACAATATATCGAAAGATGAGTGGGTTGCCAAGCTGGAAGAAAATTCCCATACACAGCGTGTTTCCATGAATAATCTAATTATGAATTATCTCGTCACAG AGGGGTTCAAGGAAGCAGCAGAGAAGTTTCAACAGGAATCTGGAGTAGAACCTACCGTAGAGTTGAGTTCTTTGGATGATAGGATTCGCATTAGAGATGCCATTCAGAATGGACGTATTCAGGAGGCAACAGACCTTGTGAACCAATTACATCCGGAATTGTTGGATAATGACagatatctttattttcatctgcAGCAGTTGCATCTTATTGAGTTGATTCGCACTGGCAGAATCGAAGAGGCATTGCAATTCGCTCAGGATAGATTGAGCGAAGCTGGAGAATCAGATGATAATATCTTATGCGAATTGGAGCGTACTCTAGCTCTGTTAGCTTTCGACGAGCCTCATAAGAGTCCATTTAGCGATCTCTTACACCCAACTCACAGACAAAAA ATAGCAAGTGAGTTGAATGCAGCCATATTGAAAATGGAGCACAGAGAATCTACGAGTccacgattaaataatttgcttAAAATGATACTCTGGGCACAGGATGAACTAGATgagaaaaaagtgaaatacCCGAAAATGACTGATTTAGGTAGTGCCACCATTGAGagtccaaaataa
- the LOC128880927 gene encoding venom allergen 5-like isoform X3, whose translation MALAGNVILVTLTLIAASKGLPGADGLSCEEKQAILDEHNRLRQLVALGQIHGQPGAANMREMVWDDELAAIAQRWADQCAEIHDNSRNVRRFAVGQNIARTWTTRPPGVYDDEPNWRQRISDWFNEVQHYRTGYSDDTGHYTQLVWGDTFLLGCGYSFYYDPARGYTKNYVCNYGPSGNVLGFQPYQSGQPACASYGMSYSNRYAGLCSRGSYYHLGGLCTYG comes from the exons ATGGCACTCGCGGGGAACGTGATCCTGGTTACCTTGACGCTGATCGCCGCCTCGAAGGGCCTCCCAG GAGCTGACGGCTTATCTTGCGAGGAGAAACAGGCCATCTTGGACGAGCATAATCGTCTGAGACAGCTAGTGGCTCTGGGACAGATTCATGGACAGCCAGGCGCTGCGAATATGAGGGAAATG GTATGGGACGACGAATTGGCCGCAATCGCGCAGAGATGGGCGGATCAATGCGCGGAGATCCACGACAACTCGAGGAACGTTC GAAGGTTCGCCGTGGGGCAAAACATCGCACGAACATGGACAACGAGGCCTCCGGGAGTCTACGACGACGAACCAAATTGGCGACAGCGAATCTCGGATTGGTTCAACGAGGTACAGCACTATCGTACCGGATATAGCGACGACACTGGTCACTATACTCAG CTCGTCTGGGGTGACACGTTCCTTCTAGGCTGCGGATATTCCTTCTACTATGATCCAGCTCGAGGCTATACCAAGAATTATGTTTGCAACTACGGGCCAag CGGCAACGTGCTCGGCTTTCAACCTTATCAATCAGGCCAGCCAGCCTGCGCCAGCTACGGAATGTCTTATTCGAATCGATACGCAGGACTTTGTT CTCGAGGCAGTTACTACCACTTAGGAGGACTCTGCACTTATGGTTAA
- the LOC128880926 gene encoding nucleoporin Nup35 isoform X2 gives MEPMTLGSPVGSPVQSPGSPGTCAYLPNFLLGDTATPTKINLTNPQDTPKQFHVGHSGLSSPLSHYGTPDYRTNRQKAVFGSANTPNTSQIVTEGHTGGPPTRGLFDTFETSQTSSPYILTMNQSISCNQSRLLMNSMNNSIFADSSINPNMSESQGLLQWVTVFGFPPSDMNTVLAHISSRVRIVDKHPAPQAHCNWIHLKCASEQEAQRALACNGNIVSDSVMIGVSPCTDESIVLGNDQENRSKMNERVKCFSSLGKANYMQEYSSANKSIRKQNARPLAAGYNQHLSPQSVRSPENVPQKSTGLVSKAMEYMFGW, from the exons ATGGAACCCATGACACTAGGATCACCTGTTGGAAGTCCTGTACAAAGCCCTGGAAGTCCAGGAACTTGTGCGTACcttccaaattttcttttgggAGATACTGCGacg cCTACTAAAATAAACCTCACAAATCCTCAAGATACTCCAAAACAATTCCATGTTGGACACAGTGGACTGTCATCGCCGCTATCGCATTATGGTACCCCAGACTATCGTACGAATCGTCAGAAAGCAGTGTTTGGCAGTGCTAATACTCCTAACACATCGCAGATAGTGACAGAGGGTCATACAGGTGGGCCGCCAACTAGGGGATTATTTGATACCTTTGAAACGTCACAAACCTCTTCACCTTATATATTGACCATGAATCAAAGCATTTCTTGCAATCAATCTAGACTCTTAATGAACTCGAtgaataattctatatttGCCGATAGCTCAATAAACCCTAATATGAGCGAATCTCAGGGTCTTTTGCAATGGGTGACCGTATTTGGTTTTCCTCCGAGCGATATGAACACAGTCTTGGCTCATATCTCGAGCAGAGTTCGCATAGTAGACAAACATCCCGCTCCACAAGCACACTGCAATTGGATACATTTAAAGTGCGCCTCGGAGCAGGAAGCGCAGAGAGCGCTGGCGTGTAATGGGAATATTGTTTCTGATTCTGTTATGATTGGTGTGAGTCCTTGTACGGATGAGAGTATTGTATTAGGGAACGATCAGGAGAATCGCTCTAAAATGAATGAACGTGTCAAGTGTTTCTCGAGTCTTGGAAAAGCTAATTACATGCAGGAATACAGTTCGGCGAATAAAtcaattagaaaacaaaatgcaAGACCCTTGGCAGCTGGTTACAACCAGCACCTTAGTCCTCAATCGGTAAGATCACCGGAGAATGTACCACAAAAGTCTACAGGGTTAGTCTCCAAGGCGATGGAATATATGTTTGGTTGGTAG